The sequence ATTCATCCCACTTAACTTTGCTTGAAGTATAAAGGAGCTGTCCAATGCACGATTAACGTCAGCACGTAACAAACAAAAAGCGGCATAAATGCGACCTTAAGATTGATAAACACTAGCGAAAACATTGCTATGGTTAACAGCAACTTTACCGCTTCCCCCCAGTAAAAAGTTTTAATCACTTTTGCAGCTGAACTTGCTCCCGTATGGGAGAAAGCGAGGGTCGCGAATACAAAATTAGGGAGTACAGCAATTGAACCACCTGCTAACGCAGAATAGCCAAACTGAACTCCCCACACGACGAAAAAGAGAATTGAAGCACCCCCAGCCACCGCCGCCTGCATCATCACCAATTTATAGGCTGACCACCGGCCACGGCGCGCTAAAACCTTACTCAACTCATCTTCTCCGCATTTATACTTTTTGTTTCGATGACCGGATGACAAATATCCGTATTTATGTCCATGCACAAAAAGCTTGCGAAAGTATACCTTTTCACGCCTTCATTGCAACTTAGAGATAAGGAAAAACAGCACTTTTAACGTGATATAGCGCCAAAACAGTCAAAATCCAAAATTAACGAATGTCACAAACTTACATTAAAAACTGTTAATCTACAGACATTAACGAATTTTGCTAAGAATT comes from Shewanella oneidensis MR-1 and encodes:
- a CDS encoding ATP synthase subunit I, coding for MSKVLARRGRWSAYKLVMMQAAVAGGASILFFVVWGVQFGYSALAGGSIAVLPNFVFATLAFSHTGASSAAKVIKTFYWGEAVKLLLTIAMFSLVFINLKVAFMPLFVCYVLTLIVHWTAPLYFKQS